A genomic segment from Streptomyces sp. NBC_01233 encodes:
- the dapC gene encoding succinyldiaminopimelate transaminase, which produces MAAVSDRLPAFPWDKLEPYKKTAAAHADGIVDLSVGTPVDPVPELIQRALIEAADSPGYPTVWGTVALRDAITGWVRGRLGASAAEHRNVLPVVGSKELVAWLPTQLGLGAGDKVAYPRLAYPTYEVGARLCGAEAVAYDDPTELDPAGVKLLWLNSPSNPTGKVLAKEELVRVVAWAREHGILLFSDECYLELGWEAEPVSVLHDDVCGGSYEGIVAVHSLSKRSNLAGYRAAFVAGDADVLGELLEIRKHGGMMTPAPVQAATVAALGDDRHVEEQRERYAARRAALRAALEAHGFRVEHSEASLYLWVTRDEPCWETVAHLADLGILVAPGDFYGEAGARFVRVAFTATDERVEAAVKRLG; this is translated from the coding sequence GTGGCCGCAGTATCCGACCGTCTTCCCGCCTTCCCCTGGGACAAGCTGGAGCCGTACAAGAAGACGGCGGCGGCCCACGCGGACGGCATCGTCGACCTGTCCGTCGGCACGCCCGTGGACCCGGTCCCGGAGCTGATCCAGCGCGCCCTGATCGAGGCCGCCGACTCCCCGGGCTACCCGACGGTGTGGGGCACGGTCGCCCTGCGCGACGCGATCACGGGCTGGGTGCGCGGGCGCCTCGGCGCGAGCGCCGCCGAGCACCGCAACGTCCTGCCGGTCGTCGGCTCCAAGGAGCTGGTGGCCTGGCTGCCGACCCAGCTGGGCCTCGGGGCGGGGGACAAGGTCGCCTACCCCCGGCTCGCCTACCCGACGTACGAGGTCGGCGCGCGGCTGTGCGGCGCCGAAGCGGTGGCCTACGACGACCCCACCGAGCTCGACCCGGCCGGGGTGAAGCTGCTGTGGCTCAACTCCCCGTCCAACCCCACCGGAAAGGTCCTCGCCAAGGAGGAGCTCGTCCGGGTCGTGGCCTGGGCGCGCGAGCACGGGATCCTGCTCTTCAGCGACGAGTGCTACCTGGAACTGGGCTGGGAGGCGGAGCCCGTCTCCGTCCTGCACGACGACGTGTGCGGCGGCTCGTACGAGGGGATCGTCGCCGTCCACTCCCTCTCCAAGCGCTCCAACCTGGCGGGCTACCGGGCTGCCTTCGTCGCCGGTGACGCGGACGTGCTCGGCGAGCTCCTGGAGATCCGCAAGCACGGCGGCATGATGACCCCGGCCCCGGTTCAGGCGGCCACGGTGGCGGCGCTCGGCGACGACCGCCACGTCGAGGAGCAGCGCGAGCGCTACGCGGCCCGCCGCGCGGCGCTGCGTGCGGCCCTGGAGGCGCACGGCTTCCGGGTCGAGCACAGCGAGGCGAGCCTCTACCTGTGGGTGACCCGGGACGAGCCCTGTTGGGAGACGGTCGCCCACCTCGCGGACCTGGGCATCCTGGTGGCGCCGGGCGACTTCTACGGCGAGGCGGGCGCGCGGTTCGTGCGCGTCGCCTTCACCGCCACCGACGAGCGCGTCGAGGCGGCGGTCAAGCGCCTCGGCTGA
- a CDS encoding enoyl-CoA hydratase/isomerase family protein, translating into MADSVLYEVTDGLATITINRPDAMNAMNTEAKVALRDAVQAAAVDTAVRAVLLTAAGDRAFCVGQDLKEHIGNLASDRETGTSLTMTTVADHYNPIVRALTEMPKPVVAGVNGVAAGAGFGFALAADFRVVADTASFNTSFAGVALTADSGVSWTLPRLIGASRASDLLLFPRSVKAQEAYELGIVNRLVPADSLHAEAEAVARTLAAGPTVAYAALKESLAYGASHSLAESLAHEDVLQTRAGASEDHGIAVQAFLAKQPPKYLGR; encoded by the coding sequence ATGGCCGACAGCGTGCTCTACGAAGTGACCGACGGACTCGCGACCATCACGATCAACCGTCCGGACGCGATGAACGCGATGAACACCGAGGCCAAGGTCGCCCTGCGCGACGCGGTCCAGGCCGCGGCCGTCGACACGGCGGTGCGCGCCGTCCTGCTGACCGCGGCCGGCGACCGGGCCTTCTGCGTGGGCCAGGACCTCAAGGAGCACATCGGTAACCTCGCCTCGGACCGCGAGACCGGTACGTCGCTGACCATGACCACGGTCGCCGACCACTACAACCCGATCGTGCGGGCGCTCACCGAGATGCCGAAGCCCGTGGTGGCCGGGGTGAACGGCGTCGCGGCCGGCGCGGGATTCGGCTTCGCGCTGGCGGCGGACTTCCGGGTGGTCGCCGACACCGCCTCCTTCAACACCTCGTTCGCCGGAGTGGCGCTGACCGCCGACTCGGGGGTCTCGTGGACCCTCCCCCGCCTGATCGGCGCCTCCCGCGCCTCGGACCTGCTGCTGTTCCCGCGTTCGGTCAAGGCCCAGGAGGCGTACGAGCTCGGCATCGTCAACCGCCTGGTTCCCGCGGACTCCCTGCACGCGGAGGCCGAGGCCGTGGCCCGCACGCTCGCCGCGGGCCCCACGGTCGCGTACGCCGCTCTGAAGGAGTCCCTGGCCTACGGGGCCTCCCACTCCCTCGCGGAGTCCCTGGCCCACGAGGACGTCCTCCAGACCCGTGCGGGGGCCTCCGAGGACCACGGCATCGCCGTCCAGGCCTTCCTCGCGAAGCAGCCGCCGAAGTACCTCGGCCGCTAG
- a CDS encoding phosphatase PAP2 family protein — translation MPFSPPAPPAFADCGPRQKAARVLSDVLAPANLVVALLLLIGWRSTTSWTGLGWGLLGALFCGVVPIAVIVLGVRRGALTDQHIRVRRQRLVPMGLSLLSVIAGITLLHVLGAPRDVFALVVAMLVGLVSSLLVTVGWQISIHMSVAGGAVMILALVFGPPALPAALVAAAVGWSRLVLKAHTPAQLLAGTALGGTAALTFALLS, via the coding sequence GTGCCCTTCTCCCCGCCCGCGCCGCCCGCCTTCGCCGACTGCGGCCCCCGCCAGAAGGCCGCCCGGGTCCTCTCCGACGTCCTGGCGCCGGCGAACCTGGTCGTGGCCCTGCTCCTGCTGATCGGGTGGCGCAGCACCACTTCGTGGACCGGGCTCGGCTGGGGCCTGCTCGGCGCCCTGTTCTGCGGTGTGGTCCCGATCGCCGTCATCGTCCTCGGCGTCCGCCGGGGGGCGCTGACCGACCAGCACATCCGGGTGCGGCGCCAGCGGCTCGTCCCGATGGGCCTGAGCCTGCTCTCCGTGATCGCCGGGATCACCCTGCTGCACGTCCTCGGCGCGCCCCGGGACGTCTTCGCGCTCGTCGTCGCGATGCTCGTGGGGCTGGTCTCGTCCCTGCTGGTCACCGTCGGCTGGCAGATATCCATCCACATGTCGGTGGCGGGCGGCGCGGTGATGATCCTGGCGCTCGTCTTCGGCCCGCCGGCGCTCCCCGCGGCCCTGGTCGCCGCCGCCGTCGGCTGGTCCCGCCTGGTGCTGAAGGCGCACACACCGGCTCAGCTCCTCGCCGGCACCGCCCTGGGCGGCACGGCCGCCCTCACCTTCGCGCTCCTGAGCTGA
- a CDS encoding TIGR00730 family Rossman fold protein, protein MGNPEGTARRRSEEQQLGPVLRRRSQIKAGSTTDQRLLDSAGPSEWVHTDPWRVLRIQSEFIEGFGTLAELPPAISVFGSARTAAGTPEYEAGVRIGGALVDAGFAVITGGGPGAMEAANKGAREANGISVGLGIELPFEQGLNQHVDLGLNFRYFFVRKTMFVKYSQGFVVLPGGLGTLDELFEALTLVQTQKITRFPIVLFGTEYWSGLIDWLRGTVIAQGKASEKDLYLFHVTDDVDEAIALVTKEVGK, encoded by the coding sequence ATGGGCAACCCCGAAGGTACCGCTCGTCGTCGGTCCGAGGAGCAGCAGCTCGGGCCGGTGCTGAGGAGGCGGAGCCAGATCAAGGCGGGCAGCACGACGGACCAGCGGCTGCTGGACTCCGCCGGGCCCTCCGAGTGGGTGCACACCGATCCCTGGCGGGTCCTGCGCATCCAGTCGGAGTTCATCGAGGGCTTCGGCACGCTCGCCGAGCTGCCGCCCGCGATCAGCGTGTTCGGATCGGCCCGCACCGCGGCGGGCACGCCCGAGTACGAGGCGGGCGTGCGGATCGGCGGCGCGCTGGTGGACGCCGGCTTCGCGGTGATCACCGGCGGCGGTCCGGGCGCGATGGAGGCGGCCAACAAGGGCGCCCGCGAGGCCAACGGCATCTCGGTCGGCCTCGGCATCGAGCTCCCGTTCGAGCAGGGGCTCAACCAGCACGTCGATCTCGGGCTGAACTTCCGGTACTTCTTCGTCCGCAAGACGATGTTCGTGAAGTACAGCCAGGGCTTCGTCGTCCTGCCGGGCGGCCTGGGCACACTGGACGAGCTGTTCGAGGCACTGACCCTGGTCCAGACCCAGAAGATCACCCGCTTCCCGATCGTGCTGTTCGGCACGGAGTACTGGAGCGGCCTGATCGACTGGCTGCGGGGCACGGTGATCGCCCAGGGCAAGGCCTCGGAGAAGGACCTCTACCTGTTCCACGTCACGGACGACGTGGACGAGGCGATCGCGCTGGTGACGAAGGAAGTCGGGAAGTAG
- the folP gene encoding dihydropteroate synthase — MLRLGRREFDTHEPVIMAIVNRTPDSFYDQGATFRDEPALDRVEQAVAEGAAIIDIGGVKAGPGEHVDAAEEARRTVGFVAEVRRRFPDVVISVDTWRHEVGEAVCEAGADLLNDAWGGVDPKLAEVAARYDVGLVCTHAGGVEPRTRPHRVTYEDVMEDILRVTVGLAERAAALGVRRDAIMIDPGHDFGKNTRHSLEATRRLEEMTATGWPVLVSLSNKDFVGETLDKPVKERLLGTLATTAVSAWLGAQVYRVHEVAETRQILEMVRSIQGHRPPAVARRGLA; from the coding sequence ATGCTGCGACTGGGCAGGCGCGAGTTCGACACCCACGAGCCGGTGATCATGGCCATCGTGAACCGGACGCCGGACTCCTTCTACGACCAGGGCGCGACGTTCCGCGACGAGCCGGCGCTGGACCGTGTCGAGCAGGCGGTCGCCGAGGGTGCGGCGATCATCGACATCGGCGGGGTCAAGGCGGGCCCGGGCGAGCACGTGGACGCGGCCGAGGAGGCCCGGCGCACGGTCGGCTTCGTGGCCGAGGTCCGCCGCCGCTTCCCGGACGTGGTGATCAGCGTGGACACCTGGCGGCACGAGGTCGGCGAGGCCGTGTGCGAGGCCGGGGCGGACCTGCTGAACGACGCGTGGGGCGGGGTGGACCCCAAGCTGGCGGAGGTCGCCGCGCGCTACGACGTCGGCCTGGTCTGCACGCACGCGGGCGGGGTCGAGCCGCGCACCCGGCCGCACCGGGTCACGTACGAGGACGTGATGGAGGACATCCTGCGGGTCACGGTCGGCCTCGCCGAACGCGCCGCCGCGCTCGGCGTCCGCCGGGACGCGATCATGATCGACCCCGGCCACGACTTCGGGAAGAACACCCGCCACTCCCTGGAGGCCACCCGCCGGCTGGAGGAGATGACGGCGACGGGCTGGCCGGTCCTGGTCTCCCTGTCCAACAAGGACTTCGTCGGCGAGACCCTCGACAAGCCGGTCAAGGAGCGCCTGCTGGGCACCCTGGCCACGACGGCCGTCTCGGCCTGGCTGGGCGCGCAGGTCTACCGCGTCCACGAGGTCGCCGAGACCCGGCAGATCCTGGAGATGGTCCGCTCGATCCAGGGCCACCGCCCCCCGGCCGTCGCCCGCCGCGGCCTCGCCTGA
- a CDS encoding DUF3117 domain-containing protein, giving the protein MAAMKPRTGDGPLEVTKEGRGIVMRVPLEGGGRLVVELTPDEADALGDALKKVVG; this is encoded by the coding sequence ATGGCGGCCATGAAGCCGCGGACGGGCGACGGCCCGCTCGAGGTCACCAAGGAGGGGCGGGGCATCGTCATGCGCGTACCGCTCGAGGGCGGCGGTCGGCTTGTCGTCGAGCTGACCCCCGATGAGGCGGACGCCCTGGGTGACGCCCTGAAGAAGGTCGTCGGCTGA
- a CDS encoding ATP-binding protein — MSLPLTRRIARAALLLAAGAAPVVGAAGAASAAGLESVPQLGALTAQDAPEAATDATTGAATDAVGSTAKTLPAPAADVAGKAGGLLGGLPAAKELPVSELPVSQLPVSELPVGSVLPAGLPGGAPLGG; from the coding sequence ATGTCCCTCCCCCTGACCCGTCGGATCGCCCGTGCCGCGCTGCTCCTCGCAGCCGGGGCAGCGCCCGTGGTCGGTGCGGCCGGCGCGGCCAGCGCCGCCGGTCTGGAGTCCGTGCCGCAGCTGGGCGCACTCACCGCGCAGGACGCGCCCGAAGCCGCCACCGACGCGACCACGGGCGCGGCCACCGACGCGGTGGGCTCCACCGCCAAGACCCTGCCGGCCCCGGCCGCCGACGTGGCCGGCAAGGCGGGGGGTCTGCTCGGCGGGCTGCCCGCGGCGAAGGAGCTGCCGGTGTCCGAGCTCCCCGTGTCCCAGCTGCCGGTGTCCGAGCTGCCCGTGGGCAGTGTCCTGCCGGCAGGACTGCCCGGTGGCGCACCGCTGGGCGGCTGA
- a CDS encoding O-methyltransferase, with protein sequence MRQLWGQERVITGNRQTSWAFADAFVAEDDALRWARDRSREAGLRSVSPGTGAALRLLAATADAKAVAEIGTGTGVSGIHLLHGMRPDGVLTTVDPEPDRQAFARQAFRAAGFAGNRARFIPGRALDVLPRLADGGYDLVFCDGDPTESLDYLAESLRLLRPGGLVCFEGVFSDGRTVDSAAQPLEVLRVRELLRSVRESPALEAALLPVGDGLLCAVRR encoded by the coding sequence TTGCGCCAACTATGGGGACAGGAGAGGGTCATTACCGGCAACCGGCAGACGAGCTGGGCGTTCGCCGACGCGTTTGTCGCCGAGGACGACGCTCTGCGATGGGCCCGCGACCGGTCCAGGGAAGCGGGCCTGCGCTCCGTCTCCCCCGGCACCGGGGCCGCGCTGCGCCTGCTGGCCGCCACCGCGGACGCCAAGGCGGTCGCCGAGATCGGCACCGGAACCGGCGTCTCCGGCATCCACCTCCTGCACGGCATGCGCCCCGACGGCGTGCTGACCACGGTGGATCCCGAGCCGGACCGGCAGGCCTTCGCCCGCCAGGCCTTCCGCGCCGCCGGCTTCGCGGGCAACCGCGCCCGCTTCATCCCCGGCCGCGCCCTCGACGTCCTGCCCCGGCTCGCCGACGGCGGATACGACCTCGTCTTCTGCGACGGGGACCCCACCGAGTCCCTCGACTACCTCGCTGAATCGTTGCGTCTGCTGCGCCCCGGCGGGCTGGTGTGCTTCGAGGGGGTCTTCTCCGACGGCCGCACGGTCGACTCCGCGGCCCAGCCGCTGGAGGTGCTCCGCGTCCGCGAGCTGCTGCGCAGCGTGCGGGAGAGCCCGGCACTCGAGGCCGCTCTGCTCCCGGTGGGCGACGGACTGCTCTGCGCCGTCCGTCGCTGA
- a CDS encoding DNA-3-methyladenine glycosylase I → MSTVLAGPDGLLRCPWALSTPDYVAYHDSEWGRAVHGDDALYERLCLEAFQSGLSWITILRRREGFRKAFSDFEIAAVAEFDERDAERLLADEGIIRNRAKIEATLANARVLAGWDPGELDTLIWSHVPEEPVPAPRAVTEVPAITPESTALAKALKKAGIRFVGPTTAYALMQACGLVNDHLVDCTSRDPA, encoded by the coding sequence GTGAGCACCGTGCTGGCCGGGCCCGACGGGCTGCTGCGCTGCCCGTGGGCGCTGTCCACGCCGGACTACGTCGCCTACCACGACAGCGAGTGGGGCCGCGCGGTCCACGGCGACGACGCCCTGTACGAACGGCTGTGCCTGGAGGCCTTCCAGTCGGGCCTGTCGTGGATCACGATCCTGCGGCGGCGCGAGGGCTTCCGCAAGGCCTTCTCCGACTTTGAGATCGCGGCGGTCGCCGAGTTCGACGAGCGGGACGCGGAGCGGCTGCTGGCAGACGAGGGGATCATCCGCAACCGGGCCAAGATCGAGGCGACCCTGGCCAACGCGAGGGTCCTCGCCGGCTGGGATCCGGGCGAGCTGGACACCCTGATCTGGTCCCACGTCCCGGAGGAGCCCGTACCCGCCCCGCGGGCGGTGACCGAGGTCCCGGCCATCACCCCGGAGTCCACCGCCCTCGCCAAGGCCCTGAAGAAGGCCGGCATCCGCTTCGTCGGCCCCACGACGGCCTACGCGCTGATGCAGGCCTGCGGGCTGGTCAACGACCACCTGGTGGACTGCACCTCCCGCGATCCCGCCTGA
- a CDS encoding DivIVA domain-containing protein, with amino-acid sequence MIVFFFLMIALVVVVAAVTLAVIGGGSEAVLPEAEPDRVADGLPESRPVVRADIDALRLPVAPRGYRMAEVDDVLERLAAELAERDARIAQLTAAAAGPATAPADVADRVDLGKGGER; translated from the coding sequence TTGATCGTGTTCTTCTTCTTGATGATCGCGCTGGTCGTGGTCGTGGCAGCGGTCACCCTGGCCGTGATCGGGGGCGGCTCGGAGGCCGTCCTGCCGGAAGCGGAGCCGGACCGAGTGGCGGACGGGCTGCCGGAGAGCCGGCCCGTCGTACGCGCGGACATCGACGCGCTGCGGCTGCCCGTCGCGCCGCGCGGCTACCGGATGGCCGAGGTGGACGACGTACTGGAGCGGCTCGCGGCGGAACTGGCCGAGCGGGACGCGCGGATCGCGCAGCTGACCGCCGCGGCGGCCGGGCCCGCCACCGCACCGGCGGACGTGGCCGACCGGGTCGACCTCGGCAAGGGCGGTGAGCGGTGA
- the dapE gene encoding succinyl-diaminopimelate desuccinylase, with translation MSESELDLTQDAAELTARLVDIPSVSGDEKVLADLVEDALRGLPHLTVDRFGNNVVARTHLGRAERVVLAGHLDTVPIADNVPSRLDENDVLWGCGTTDMKSGVAVQLRIAATVPEPNRDLTFVFYDQEEVAADLNGLGKVAEAHPDWLTGDFAVLLEPSNAEVEGGCQGTLRVLLRTAGERAHSARSWMGSNAIHSASPILARLAAYEPRKPVIDGLEYHEGLNAVRIEGGVANNVIPDACTVTVNFRYAPDRSEADALAHVREVFADCDIAEFVVDDSSGGALPGLSHPAAAAFMEAVGGRAMPKFGWTDVSRFSALGVPAVNYGPGDALLAHKVDERVETKAILHCEERLRAWLTS, from the coding sequence ATGTCCGAATCCGAGCTGGACCTCACCCAGGACGCCGCCGAGCTGACCGCCCGGCTCGTCGACATTCCGTCCGTGAGCGGCGACGAGAAGGTACTCGCCGACCTCGTGGAAGACGCGCTGCGCGGCCTGCCCCACCTCACCGTGGACCGCTTCGGCAACAACGTCGTCGCCCGCACGCACCTCGGCCGCGCCGAGCGCGTCGTGCTCGCCGGCCACCTCGACACCGTGCCGATCGCCGACAACGTCCCGTCCCGCCTCGACGAGAACGACGTCCTGTGGGGCTGCGGCACCACCGACATGAAGTCCGGTGTCGCCGTACAGCTGCGCATCGCCGCGACCGTGCCCGAGCCGAACCGGGACCTCACCTTCGTCTTCTACGACCAGGAGGAGGTCGCCGCCGACCTCAACGGCCTGGGCAAGGTCGCCGAGGCCCACCCCGACTGGCTGACGGGCGACTTCGCGGTGCTGCTGGAGCCCTCCAACGCCGAGGTCGAGGGCGGCTGCCAGGGCACCCTGCGCGTACTGCTGCGCACCGCCGGCGAGCGCGCGCACTCCGCCCGCAGCTGGATGGGCTCCAACGCCATCCACTCGGCGAGCCCGATCCTGGCCCGGCTCGCGGCGTACGAGCCGCGCAAGCCGGTCATCGACGGCCTGGAGTACCACGAGGGCCTCAACGCGGTGCGCATCGAGGGCGGCGTCGCCAACAACGTCATCCCCGACGCGTGCACGGTGACGGTCAACTTCCGCTACGCCCCCGACCGCAGCGAGGCCGACGCGCTCGCGCACGTACGGGAGGTGTTCGCCGACTGCGACATCGCCGAGTTCGTCGTCGACGACTCCTCCGGCGGCGCCCTCCCCGGCCTCTCCCACCCGGCGGCCGCGGCCTTCATGGAGGCGGTGGGCGGCCGCGCCATGCCGAAGTTCGGCTGGACGGACGTCTCCCGCTTCAGCGCGCTGGGCGTCCCGGCCGTCAACTACGGCCCCGGCGACGCCCTGCTGGCCCACAAGGTCGACGAGCGGGTCGAGACGAAGGCGATCCTGCACTGCGAGGAACGACTGCGCGCCTGGCTGACCTCCTGA